A single Pseudomonas sp. HN11 DNA region contains:
- a CDS encoding glutathione S-transferase family protein, with translation MIIVHHLNNSRSQRILWLLEELGLPYEIKRYQRDPKTNLAPPELKAINPLGKSPVIEDGGQVLIESAAIIDYLIRRHGQGRLQPDPASATYDQYVQWLHFAEGSAMLPLMLNLYVGRLGEAGAPLHPRIESEIANYLGYLNDVLADKTYLLGDELSGADIQMSFIGEVAGAQGKLQAYPHLAAWVQKFQARPAYRKAVEQGGEYAFAR, from the coding sequence ATGATCATCGTCCACCACCTCAACAACTCACGCTCGCAACGCATCCTGTGGCTGCTCGAAGAACTCGGCCTGCCCTACGAGATCAAGCGCTACCAGCGCGACCCGAAAACCAACCTCGCGCCGCCGGAACTCAAGGCGATCAACCCGTTGGGCAAATCTCCGGTAATCGAAGACGGTGGCCAAGTGCTGATCGAGTCAGCCGCGATCATCGACTACCTGATCCGCCGCCATGGCCAGGGCCGCCTGCAACCCGACCCTGCCAGCGCCACCTACGACCAATACGTGCAATGGCTGCATTTTGCCGAAGGCTCAGCCATGTTGCCGCTGATGCTCAACCTCTACGTCGGCCGCCTGGGCGAGGCTGGCGCGCCGTTGCATCCGCGGATCGAGTCGGAAATCGCCAACTATCTGGGTTACCTGAATGACGTGCTCGCGGATAAAACCTACCTGCTCGGCGATGAACTGAGCGGCGCGGATATCCAGATGAGCTTTATCGGCGAAGTGGCCGGGGCCCAGGGCAAGTTGCAGGCCTACCCGCACCTGGCGGCGTGGGTGCAGAAGTTCCAGGCGCGACCTGCGTATCGCAAAGCGGTGGAGCAGGGTGGGGAGTACGCGTTTGCCAGGTGA
- a CDS encoding TetR/AcrR family transcriptional regulator: MHAPDLIERTFPSRRGDLKRSILREALACFNEVGIEATNIETIRARCETSVGAIYHHFGNKEGIVAALFFAALEDQAALREHYLKQAQTAQAGVEALVRSYVEWVDAQPEWARFMFQSRFAVANGPHKDELLTRNKQRNAQLTEWMSDEGRRDAFSHIPAELLLSLIIGSAESYARAWLSGRVKHSPNHYAALLAQAAWASISQTPSQSADI, encoded by the coding sequence ATGCACGCACCTGATCTGATCGAGCGCACCTTCCCGAGCCGGCGCGGCGACCTCAAGCGCAGCATCCTGCGCGAGGCCCTGGCCTGCTTTAACGAAGTCGGTATTGAGGCGACGAATATCGAAACCATCCGCGCGCGGTGCGAGACCAGCGTGGGCGCCATCTACCATCATTTCGGCAACAAGGAAGGCATCGTTGCCGCGCTGTTTTTTGCCGCGCTGGAAGATCAGGCCGCACTGCGAGAGCACTACCTCAAGCAGGCGCAAACCGCCCAGGCCGGTGTGGAAGCGCTGGTGCGCAGTTATGTGGAGTGGGTAGATGCGCAACCCGAATGGGCGCGCTTTATGTTCCAGAGCCGCTTCGCCGTGGCCAACGGCCCGCACAAGGACGAACTGCTCACCCGCAACAAGCAGCGCAATGCGCAATTGACCGAGTGGATGAGCGACGAAGGCCGCCGTGACGCGTTCAGCCATATCCCGGCTGAACTGTTGCTGTCGCTGATCATCGGCTCGGCGGAAAGCTACGCCCGTGCGTGGTTATCCGGCCGCGTCAAGCACAGCCCGAATCACTACGCGGCTTTACTGGCGCAGGCGGCGTGGGCCTCGATCAGCCAAACGCCTTCGCAATCGGCAGACATTTAA